In Oryza sativa Japonica Group chromosome 11, ASM3414082v1, the following are encoded in one genomic region:
- the LOC4349938 gene encoding myb-related protein 308, with translation MGRSPCCEKAHTNKGAWTKEEDQRLIAYIKANGEGCWRSLPKAAGLLRCGKSCRLRWINYLRPDLKRGNFTEEEDEFIIKLHELLGNKWSLIAGRLPGRTDNEIKNYWNTHIKRKLLARGVDPQTHRPLNAAADHHQQQQLQAPRRFAAAPAGHHHHHPDHFAVLSNSPEACSHSSDDEPSSATPPPPPRHLGIDLNLSISLAPYQPQDQTSEPMKQEEDDEASATANGAGNAAMTTTATTAAVCLCLNRLGLHGGEVCSCGRGGAPSMQASTHMFRFITPLGGSHHNSSSTTMT, from the exons ATGGGGAGGTCCCCATGCTGCGAGAAGGCGCACACGAACAAGGGAGCCTGGACGAAGGAGGAGGACCAGCGGCTCATCGCCTACATCAAGGCCAACGGCGAGGGATGCTGGAGGTCGCTCCCCAAGGCCGCAG GGTTGCTGCGGTGCGGGAAAAGCTGCCGGCTGCGATGGATCAACTACCTGAGACCGGACCTCAAGCGAGGTAATTTcaccgaggaggaggacgagttcATCATCAAGCTCCATGAGCTTCTAGGCAACAA GTGGTCACTGATCGCCGGGAGGCTGCCGGGGAGGACGGACAACGAGATCAAGAACTACTGGAACACGCACATCAAGCGCAAGCTCCTCGCCCGCGGCGTCGACCCGCAGACGCACCGCCCGCtcaatgccgccgccgaccaccaccagcagcagcagctccaggCGCCACggcggttcgccgccgcgccagccggccaccaccaccaccaccctgaCCATTTCGCCGTCCTCTCCAACTCGCCGGAGGCCTGCAGCCACAGCAGCGACGACGAGCCCAgctccgccacgccgccgccgccgccgcgtcaccTCGGCATCGACCTCAACCTTTCCATCAGCCTAGCTCCTTACCAGCCGCAGGATCAGACCAGCGAGCCGATGaagcaggaggaggacgacgaagcgtcagcgacggcgaacggcgccGGCAATgcagcgatgacgacgacggcgacgacggcggcggtgtgcCTGTGCTTGAACCGCCTCGGGctccacggcggcgaggtgTGCAGctgcggacgcggcggcgcccccTCCATGCAGGCCAGCACACACATGTTTAGATTCATCACGCCGCTAGGAGGAAGCCACCACAACAGTAGTAGCACAACAatgacataa
- the LOC136354019 gene encoding uncharacterized protein, with product MDRQWMYADRRSKEFIDGVHYFLRVAEANRQRGFICCPCNKCKNQKEYSASRTIHFHLFESGFMPSYNCWTSHGEQGVEMEEDEVEDDNIPDFAQYVGFEGNQTGEEEIAADGNDVADDLGQMLQDAREDCESEKEAHKLDKMLEDHRNSLYPGCEQGHKKLDTTLELLQWKAKNGVSDKAFGDLLKLVKNILPGGNKLPETTYEAKKIVCPLGLEVHKIHACPNDCILYRGEEYENLEACPVCKALRYKIRRDDPGEVNGQLTKKRIPAKVMWYFPIIPRLRRLFRNKGNARMLRWHAEERQQDGMLRHPADGSQWRNIDRKFKEFGKDARNIRFGLSTDGMNPFGEMSSGHSTWPVTMCIYNLPPWLCMKRKYIMMPIIIQGPKQPGNDIDVYLRPLVEDLKQLWKKEGVPVWDEDKQEEFNLRALLFVTINNWPALSNLSGQSNKGYKACTHCMDETESTYLKHCRKVVYMGHRRFLAANHPVRKKGKHFEHKADHRTKPKHRSGKTVFAMVKDLKVVFGKGPGSQHIESEDGHAAMWKKNSIFWELPYWEFLDVRHAIDVMHLTKNLCVNLLGFLGVYGKSKDTLEARNDLKHMEQRGDLHPEPKEKGSHYLSPASYTLSKAEKESMFECLESIKVPSGYSTNIKRIISTKEKKFTNLKSHDCHVLMTQLLPVVIRGILPDNVRATITKLCAFMNAISQKVIDPDRLEALQNEVVQCLVSFELIFPPSFFNIMTHLLCHLVKEIRILGPMYLHNMFPFERYMGVLKKYVRNRARPEASIAKGYGTEEVIEFCVEFIEDLRPIGVPESRHEGRLRGKGTLGRKAIMTVDNNLFRKAHFTVLQHSSLVAPYIEEHLALVRARNIGKSDAWITRHHIDTFPAWLRQHLMGNESINQQLAFLARGPSGSIATFQGYEINGYTFYTRAQDMKSTNQNSAVRVDAMGHDGTTATYYGAIEDIWELDYGPLKVPLFRCQWVRLTGGGVMIDDSGMTTVDLNKVGYSDEPFVLANDVTQVFFVKDMSSKGKKGRGPDEPKRQVVLPGKRKIVGVEDKTDEDYDQLDGQPPFTVTIDPSILLSNEDTPYSRSDHKEGTIVRRKYVRSTVTADVMP from the coding sequence atggatcggcaatggatgtacgctgaccggcggtccaaagagtttattgacggcgtgcactattttttgagagtggccgaagctaacaggcaaaggggttttatttgttgtccatgcaataagtgtaagaatcagaaggagtattctgcatccaggactattcatttccacttgtttgagtcggggttcatgccaagctataattgttggacatcccacggagagcaaggtgttgaaatggaagaagatgaagtggaagacgacaatattccggactttgctcagtatgttggatttgaaggaaatcaaacgggcgaggaggaaatagctgctgatggtaacgacgttgcggatgatcttggtcagatgttgcaggacgccagggaagactgcgaaagtgaaaaggaggcccataaattggacaagatgttggaggaccacagaaattcgttgtacccaggttgcgagcaggggcacaaaaagttggataccactctggagttgttgcaatggaaggcaaaaaatggggttagtgacaaggcatttggcgatttattgaaactcgtcaagaacattcttccggggggaaacaaattgcccgagacaacgtacgaggctaagaagatagtctgcccgttaggactggaagttcataagattcacgcatgtccgaacgattgtatcctatatcgcggtgaggagtatgagaacctagaagcatgccctgtttgcaaagcactacgatacaagattagacgggacgatccaggagaagttaacgggcagctaacaaagaagagaattcctgctaaggtgatgtggtatttccctataataccacggctaaggcgtttgttcaggaacaaggggaatgctagaatgttgcgatggcacgctgaagagcgtcaacaggacgggatgctgagacaccccgccgatggttcgcagtggcgaaacatcgacagaaaatttaaagaatttggaaaggacgcacgaaacatacggtttggtttgagtacggatggcatgaatccttttggagagatgagcagtggccatagcacttggcccgttacgatgtgtatctacaacctccccccctggctatgcatgaagaggaagtatataatgatgccgattattattcaaggccccaagcaacctggtaacgacatcgacgtgtacctaagaccactggtcgaagatcttaaacagttgtggaagaaggaaggtgtccccgtgtgggacgaggacaaacaggaggagtttaacctacgagcgctgctgttcgtaaccatcaacaattggcctgcacttagcaacctatccggacagtccaacaaggggtacaaggcttgcactcactgtatggatgaaacagaaagtacgtatcttaagcactgtaggaaggttgtatacatgggtcatcgtcgattccttgcagcaaaccacccggtacggaagaaaggcaagcacttcgaacataaggccgaccaccgtacgaagcctaaacatcgcagcgggaaaacagtgtttgctatggttaaagatcttaaagtagtgttcggaaaggggcctggaagccagcatatagagagcgaagatggtcacgcggcgatgtggaaaaagaactctatattttgggagttaccatattgggaattcttggacgtacgccatgcaatcgacgtgatgcacctcactaagaacctttgcgtaaaccttcttggcttcctaggtgtatacggaaagtcgaaagatacactggaagcacgtaatgatctgaagcatatggaacaacgcggcgaccttcacccggaaccaaaggagaaaggaagccattacttgagtccagccagctacactcttagcaaggcagagaaggaaagtatgtttgaatgcttggagagcataaaggtaccgtctggatactccacgaatatcaagcgaataataagcacgaaggagaagaagttcacaaacctaaagtctcatgactgtcacgtgttgatgacacaactgctaccagttgtaataaggggtatccttccagacaatgtccgggcaacaataacaaagctatgtgcattcatgaacgcaatttcgcagaaggtcatcgatccggatagattagaagcccttcagaatgaagtggtgcaatgtctcgtcagttttgagttgatatttccaccttcatttttcaatataatgacgcatctgctttgtcaccttgtgaaagagatccgtattctcgggcctatgtacctacacaacatgtttcctttcgagaggtacatgggcgttctgaagaagtatgttcgtaaccgtgctcgtccagaggcaagcatcgccaagggttatggaacagaggaggtcatcgaattttgcgtagaatttatcgaagaccttcgcccaatcggggtacctgaatcacgccatgaagggagactacggggaaagggaactctcggaaggaaagcaataatgacggtagacaacaatttattccgtaaagcccatttcactgttctgcaacactcttcattggtagctccttacatcgaggagcacttggctctagttcgcgccaggaacatcggtaagtccgatgcatggattacacggcatcacattgatactttccccgcgtggctacgacaacatctcatgggtaacgagtcgatcaaccaacaacttgccttcctggcgaggggaccgtctgggtctatcgcgacattccagggatatgagatcaatgggtacacattctacacgagagcccaagacatgaagagcacgaaccaaaacagcgctgttcgtgtcgatgccatgggacacgatggaacaactgccacgtattacggtgccatcgaggacatatgggaacttgactatggtcctctcaaggttcctctgttccggtgccaatgggttaggttgactggtggaggcgtaatgattgatgacagtgggatgacaactgttgaccttaacaaggttggatactcggacgaaccttttgtccttgccaatgatgtaacgcaagtctttttcgtgaaggacatgtctagcaaaggaaagaagggcagagggcctgatgagcctaagcgtcaagtggttctcccaggcaaaagaaaaatcgtcggagttgaggacaagactgacgaggattacgatcagttggatgggcaaccccctttcacggtgacgattgaccctagcatcctcctatcaaatgaagacaccccttactcacgcagcgatcacaaggagggaacaatagtgaggagaaagtacgtgcggtcaaccgtcaccgccgatgtaatgccgtaa